A portion of the Stigmatella aurantiaca DW4/3-1 genome contains these proteins:
- a CDS encoding Gfo/Idh/MocA family oxidoreductase yields MSSLQEPIRHVVLIGLGWHARRVYYPWLEEAALQGRIRISAVVDLHTHSDAVRGYLAQRRVAPTQLLFTEPSLDSDALPEELLTHLTKLRAAGLLDGVIISTEPRAHKRYVMWALQSGVHILLDKPITAPAHAASTEDVAQALWKDFEEIAQALAASRARLVVQAQRRMHAGYGFIKRYLDDFLQEYGVPVSFLDLYHADGMWVMPDEWDREHHAYKHRTGKLLHSGYHFVDLCSWLLESNQRAKPAARQLEFQVQTFEPKDFLALLEGRYERLFGPEQVPTPVPVETHGEMDLTLMGRILTGETVQTLVSLQLLQNSFSRRASPAPPSDPYKGAGRVRHERMNLQVGPLLNLQVHSYQSYETRDHRVQPAYGPGHLDHFDVYVFRNSDAVGGPHFEKLEFGKAAQPAGHNEQARLALLEAFLQGHPSGSELEDHRRTNFWMSRIYQAIHDRRTGTQAMCRIPWS; encoded by the coding sequence GTGAGCTCTCTTCAAGAGCCCATCCGCCACGTCGTGCTCATCGGCCTCGGATGGCATGCCCGCCGCGTCTATTACCCCTGGCTCGAGGAGGCCGCGCTCCAAGGCCGCATCCGCATCAGCGCGGTCGTGGATCTGCACACCCACAGCGACGCCGTGCGCGGCTACCTCGCCCAGCGGCGAGTGGCACCCACCCAGCTCCTCTTCACCGAGCCCAGCCTCGACTCGGACGCCTTGCCAGAGGAACTTCTCACGCACCTCACCAAGCTGCGCGCCGCCGGGCTGCTGGATGGCGTGATCATTTCCACCGAACCGCGCGCTCACAAACGCTACGTGATGTGGGCACTCCAAAGCGGTGTTCACATCCTGCTCGACAAGCCCATCACCGCCCCGGCCCATGCCGCCAGCACCGAGGATGTTGCCCAAGCGCTCTGGAAGGACTTCGAGGAGATCGCCCAGGCGCTCGCCGCCTCACGCGCCCGCCTGGTGGTGCAAGCCCAACGCCGCATGCACGCAGGCTATGGCTTCATCAAGCGCTACCTCGACGACTTCCTCCAGGAGTATGGGGTGCCCGTCTCCTTCCTGGACCTCTACCACGCCGACGGCATGTGGGTGATGCCGGATGAGTGGGACCGCGAGCACCACGCTTACAAGCACCGCACGGGCAAGCTGTTGCACTCGGGGTACCACTTCGTGGACCTGTGCTCCTGGCTGCTGGAGAGCAACCAGCGCGCGAAACCCGCCGCCCGTCAGCTGGAATTCCAGGTGCAGACCTTCGAGCCAAAGGACTTCCTCGCCCTCCTGGAGGGGCGTTACGAGCGGCTGTTCGGCCCGGAGCAGGTTCCCACGCCGGTCCCCGTCGAGACTCACGGAGAGATGGACCTCACCCTCATGGGACGGATCCTCACGGGCGAGACCGTCCAGACCCTGGTCTCCCTTCAGCTGCTCCAGAACTCCTTCTCGCGCCGCGCCTCTCCCGCCCCCCCTTCGGATCCCTACAAAGGGGCCGGGCGCGTCCGGCATGAGCGCATGAACCTTCAGGTGGGGCCGCTGCTCAACCTGCAAGTCCACTCCTACCAGTCCTACGAGACGCGGGATCATCGCGTGCAGCCCGCCTACGGACCGGGACATCTGGACCACTTCGACGTCTATGTGTTTCGCAACTCGGATGCCGTCGGGGGCCCCCACTTCGAGAAGCTCGAGTTTGGCAAGGCGGCCCAGCCCGCCGGACACAACGAACAGGCCCGCCTGGCGCTGCTGGAGGCGTTCCTCCAGGGGCACCCCAGCGGCTCCGAGCTGGAAGACCACCGGCGCACGAACTTCTGGATGTCCCGAATCTACCAAGCCATCCATGACAGACGCACGGGAACTCAGGCAATGTGCCGCATCCCTTGGAGCTGA
- a CDS encoding nucleoside monophosphate kinase, protein MAATSLLRTSTTCPVDFEPPLPHSARSLQPVEGVPGAYLLAPVLSRGECEQLIAASEALGYAPKKSRRAGPPIRTNTRLLYEAHAGLSETLTQRMRPHLEAIDVSSVGQWRLAAGSRLLNERWRMNRYAAGEQFFPHFDTGYALGRDCRSLLSIILYLNDDFGEGETVFFPGGQTRDHMLPGDEDAREVRIRPTAGTALVFHHFGPLNPRHSGLAPIPDPRPKYVIRTDVFYTRTPPSGSATLFGRSPGAHRCVVLLGPPGAGKSTQLRQVSQALGYTGIDFGHCVRTELARSSELGARIQQFRRKRAALQDAAFGATTGAQRRPAGWLPDALSLELLERQLGPLGPTAGLVLDGFPRMRSQSNFLEGNRWEVLAAVHLKVDDATRAERLQGRTLDPATGQPFHSRHVPPGSESAVTRRPEDAPESVKARMVDWEQDTHPLLEHYAKRGVAVEVDGSGSPEAVTRAILHSLSRRLLEEATPLFPAPLAELLRDASTDGVNHSSHLDSLVFRYQPPSGAALYLKLAPPWGAPLKAEATFLSSESARQLALQVPVLRGLFTLGEDVQALLTEELSGTSAKQAAQACTHDPERARLVHNLAEALRTFHRAPPPGGMTDYAIPVLLRRARERLNRGEVPSRNFTAKYGPPLEGPEALARELDRLERAAQALAEGPRVLLHGDPCLPNFRVDSHGAFTGCLDLSGVGSGDRYWDLALAHWSVQHNLGERWAEAFLGACCGEHLDPDRLSFFAGLRRFLV, encoded by the coding sequence CGGCTATGCCCCGAAGAAGAGCCGGCGCGCCGGACCGCCCATCCGCACCAATACCCGGCTGCTCTATGAGGCCCATGCGGGGCTGAGCGAGACGTTGACGCAGCGCATGCGCCCACACCTCGAAGCCATCGACGTGAGCAGCGTGGGGCAATGGCGGCTGGCGGCAGGAAGCCGTCTGCTGAACGAGCGCTGGAGGATGAACCGCTATGCGGCGGGTGAGCAGTTCTTCCCCCACTTCGATACCGGCTACGCGCTCGGCCGGGACTGCCGATCCCTGCTGAGCATCATCCTCTACCTCAACGATGACTTCGGTGAGGGAGAGACCGTTTTCTTCCCCGGGGGACAGACGCGAGACCACATGCTCCCGGGAGATGAAGATGCCCGGGAGGTTCGCATCCGGCCGACAGCAGGAACAGCGCTGGTGTTCCATCACTTCGGACCGCTGAACCCTCGCCACTCCGGGCTCGCGCCCATTCCGGACCCGCGGCCCAAGTACGTGATTCGCACGGATGTCTTCTATACGCGGACGCCTCCGTCAGGCAGTGCCACCCTCTTTGGCCGAAGCCCCGGAGCGCACCGGTGCGTTGTCCTTCTGGGGCCTCCTGGCGCGGGCAAGAGCACCCAGCTCCGTCAGGTCTCCCAGGCGCTGGGCTACACCGGCATCGACTTCGGACACTGTGTTCGCACCGAGCTGGCTCGCTCCAGCGAGCTGGGCGCACGTATCCAACAATTCCGGCGCAAGCGGGCCGCCTTGCAAGACGCCGCCTTTGGCGCCACGACGGGAGCGCAGCGGCGCCCCGCGGGCTGGTTGCCCGATGCCCTGAGCCTGGAGCTGCTGGAACGGCAGCTCGGCCCCTTGGGGCCCACCGCGGGGCTGGTGCTCGATGGCTTTCCCCGGATGCGGTCCCAGTCCAACTTCCTCGAGGGGAACCGCTGGGAGGTGCTGGCCGCCGTGCACCTGAAGGTGGACGACGCCACACGGGCGGAGCGCTTGCAGGGCCGCACCCTGGATCCCGCCACGGGACAGCCGTTCCACTCACGGCATGTGCCTCCCGGTTCCGAGAGCGCCGTCACCCGGCGCCCCGAGGATGCCCCTGAGTCCGTGAAGGCCCGCATGGTGGACTGGGAGCAGGACACGCATCCGCTCCTGGAGCACTACGCCAAACGAGGCGTCGCCGTGGAAGTGGATGGCAGCGGTTCGCCCGAAGCGGTGACGCGGGCCATCCTCCATTCACTCTCTCGACGGCTCCTCGAGGAAGCCACGCCCCTGTTCCCCGCCCCCCTGGCCGAGCTCCTGAGGGACGCCTCCACGGATGGGGTGAACCATTCGTCCCACCTGGACTCGCTGGTGTTCCGCTACCAGCCCCCTTCCGGAGCGGCCCTCTACCTCAAGCTGGCCCCGCCCTGGGGAGCCCCCCTGAAAGCCGAGGCCACCTTCCTCTCCTCCGAGAGCGCGCGGCAACTGGCGCTTCAGGTCCCCGTGCTCCGGGGCCTCTTCACGCTTGGAGAAGACGTGCAGGCCCTCCTCACCGAGGAACTCTCAGGAACTTCCGCCAAGCAGGCCGCACAGGCGTGCACCCATGACCCAGAACGGGCAAGGCTCGTGCACAACCTGGCCGAGGCATTGCGAACATTCCACAGGGCACCGCCCCCAGGAGGCATGACCGATTACGCCATCCCGGTGCTGCTGCGGCGAGCCCGGGAGCGCTTGAACCGGGGCGAGGTCCCCTCTCGCAACTTCACCGCCAAGTACGGCCCGCCCCTGGAAGGTCCCGAGGCGCTTGCCCGGGAACTCGACCGCCTCGAACGTGCCGCACAGGCCCTCGCCGAGGGGCCGCGCGTGCTGCTCCATGGAGATCCGTGCTTGCCCAACTTCCGGGTGGATTCTCACGGGGCGTTCACGGGATGCCTGGATCTCTCGGGCGTGGGCAGCGGAGACCGGTACTGGGATCTCGCCCTGGCCCACTGGTCCGTGCAGCACAACCTGGGGGAGCGGTGGGCGGAAGCGTTCCTCGGAGCCTGCTGCGGCGAACACCTGGACCCTGACCGCCTGAGCTTCTTCGCCGGCCTCCGAAGGTTCCTCGTGTGA